A single window of Methylomarinum sp. Ch1-1 DNA harbors:
- the accC gene encoding acetyl-CoA carboxylase biotin carboxylase subunit — translation MFDKIVIANRGEIALRILRACRELGVKAVAVHSVADRDLKHVRLADEAVCIGPAASADSYLNIPAIISAAEVTDAEAIHPGYGFLSENADFAEKVSQSGFTFIGPRAETIRIMGDKIAAKKAMIAAGIPCVPGNGEPLGNDNATNLKMAQEIGYPVIIKAAGGGGGRGMRTVHTEAALINAITMTKAEASSAFGNGTVYMEKFLEDPRHIEFQVLADAHGNAIHLGERDCSMQRRHQKVVEEAPAPGITEEERNRMGEQCAKACVDIGYLGAGTFEFLYEKGEFYFIEMNTRVQVEHPVTEMITSFDIVKEQLRIAAGEPLSISQDQVTFTGHAIECRLNAEDPKTFMPSPGTIDQFHMPGGPGIRCETHIYNGYKVPPFYDSMIGKLIAHGDDRQSAIARMKTALSEMVIDGIKTNIPLQQDIMADSAFAQGCQNIHYLEKKLGTNK, via the coding sequence ATGTTCGATAAAATTGTCATCGCCAACCGAGGCGAGATCGCACTACGCATATTACGCGCCTGCCGAGAATTGGGCGTCAAAGCCGTAGCCGTTCATTCCGTCGCCGATCGCGACCTTAAACATGTGCGCCTAGCGGACGAAGCCGTCTGCATCGGCCCGGCCGCATCGGCGGATAGCTACCTGAACATCCCGGCTATCATCAGCGCCGCCGAAGTCACCGACGCGGAGGCGATTCATCCTGGCTATGGGTTTTTATCCGAAAACGCCGACTTTGCCGAAAAAGTCAGCCAGAGCGGCTTCACCTTCATCGGTCCGAGAGCCGAAACCATCCGCATTATGGGCGATAAGATCGCCGCCAAGAAAGCCATGATAGCCGCCGGCATCCCTTGTGTCCCGGGCAACGGCGAACCGCTGGGCAACGATAACGCCACCAATCTGAAAATGGCTCAGGAAATAGGCTACCCGGTCATCATCAAGGCTGCCGGCGGCGGTGGCGGTCGCGGCATGCGCACCGTACACACCGAAGCGGCGCTGATCAACGCGATCACGATGACCAAGGCCGAAGCATCCTCTGCGTTCGGTAACGGCACGGTCTATATGGAAAAGTTCCTGGAGGATCCGCGCCACATAGAATTTCAAGTGCTGGCCGATGCCCATGGCAACGCCATCCACCTGGGAGAGCGCGACTGTTCGATGCAACGACGCCATCAAAAAGTCGTCGAAGAAGCGCCGGCCCCCGGCATCACCGAAGAAGAGCGCAACCGAATGGGCGAACAGTGCGCGAAGGCCTGTGTCGACATCGGTTATTTAGGCGCCGGCACCTTCGAATTCCTGTATGAAAAAGGCGAGTTCTATTTCATTGAGATGAACACCCGGGTACAGGTTGAACACCCGGTCACCGAAATGATTACCAGCTTCGACATCGTCAAAGAGCAATTGCGCATTGCCGCCGGCGAACCGTTATCGATCAGCCAAGACCAAGTCACCTTCACCGGCCACGCCATCGAGTGTCGACTGAACGCCGAAGATCCTAAAACGTTCATGCCTAGCCCGGGCACCATCGATCAATTTCATATGCCGGGCGGACCGGGAATCCGCTGTGAAACCCATATTTACAACGGCTACAAAGTACCGCCCTTCTATGATTCGATGATCGGCAAACTGATTGCCCATGGGGACGATCGGCAAAGCGCCATTGCCCGCATGAAGACGGCCTTGAGTGAAATGGTGATCGACGGCATCAAGACCAATATCCCATTGCAGCAGGATATTATGGCCGACAGCGCCTTTGCTCAGGGCTGTCAAAATATCCATTACCTGGAAAAGAAACTGGGTACCAATAAATAA
- the aroQ gene encoding type II 3-dehydroquinate dehydratase, which yields MATIIILNGPNLNLLGVREPGHYGTKTLEDIQNSLELMAEDLGHRLDFHQNNAEHEIVEHIHGALHNQADFIIINPAAFTHTSVAIRDALLASKIPFIEVHLSNVHAREPFRKHSYLSDIAEGVICGLGASGYELALQAAHQILAERN from the coding sequence ATGGCAACAATAATTATTCTAAACGGCCCGAACCTAAACCTGTTAGGCGTCCGCGAACCAGGACATTATGGAACAAAAACACTCGAAGATATCCAGAACTCACTGGAATTAATGGCCGAAGACCTAGGCCATCGACTCGATTTCCACCAAAACAATGCCGAACATGAAATTGTCGAGCATATACACGGTGCCTTGCATAACCAGGCCGATTTCATCATCATCAATCCGGCGGCATTCACTCACACCAGCGTTGCCATCCGGGATGCCCTATTGGCCAGTAAAATTCCCTTTATTGAAGTGCATTTATCAAACGTTCATGCGCGTGAGCCATTCAGAAAACATTCCTATTTATCCGATATCGCCGAAGGCGTTATTTGCGGACTGGGGGCGAGCGGCTATGAACTTGCGTTACAAGCCGCTCATCAGATATTAGCAGAGAGAAACTAA
- a CDS encoding L-serine ammonia-lyase, protein MPISVFDIFKIGIGPSSSHTVGPMRAARLFAEQLQEQHRLEQVTRLKIDLFGSLGATGKGHGTNKAILLGLEGEKPDQIAPDTIPARLDAIRNQKRLQLLHKTAVPFDEDTDLHYHLKALPFHANGMRFSAFSGTEILLKKDYFSIGGGFISSGEIPQAADNGGENCLPYPFKSSDELLKLCLLHKCSISTIMLNNEKAWLSQQEIRENLLAIWAVMQACVQRGIKQQGILPGGLNVKRRAADLYKQLQEESEKNPVPLGQLDWVNMFALAVSEENAAGGRVVTAPTNGAAGIIPAVLHYYWQFCHNANEEGVVRFLLTAGAFAILYKENASISGAEVGCQGEVGVACSMAAGALTEILGGNPEQVENAAEIGMEHNLGLTCDPIGGLVQIPCIERNAMGAVKAINAARMALRGTGTHLVSLDKVIKTMRETGADMQSKYKETSQGGLAVNVTEC, encoded by the coding sequence ATGCCCATTAGTGTTTTCGATATCTTTAAAATCGGCATTGGACCTTCCAGTTCCCATACCGTCGGACCGATGCGCGCGGCTAGGCTATTCGCCGAGCAACTGCAAGAACAACACAGGCTTGAGCAGGTCACCCGCCTTAAAATCGACTTGTTCGGCTCCCTGGGCGCAACCGGCAAGGGTCATGGCACTAACAAAGCCATACTGCTCGGACTCGAAGGCGAAAAACCCGATCAAATCGCCCCCGATACGATCCCCGCAAGGCTGGACGCTATTCGCAACCAAAAACGACTGCAACTGCTGCATAAGACAGCGGTGCCGTTCGACGAGGATACGGACCTGCATTACCATCTCAAGGCCTTGCCTTTCCATGCCAACGGCATGCGTTTCAGCGCCTTTTCCGGAACGGAAATCCTGCTGAAAAAAGACTATTTCTCGATCGGCGGCGGTTTCATCAGCAGCGGAGAAATCCCGCAAGCCGCCGACAACGGCGGTGAAAATTGCCTGCCCTATCCGTTTAAAAGCTCCGACGAACTGCTCAAATTATGCCTGCTGCATAAATGTTCGATCAGCACGATCATGCTCAATAACGAAAAAGCCTGGTTAAGTCAGCAGGAAATTCGGGAAAACTTGTTGGCAATCTGGGCCGTCATGCAAGCCTGTGTACAACGGGGCATCAAACAGCAAGGCATCTTGCCGGGCGGCTTGAACGTCAAACGCCGGGCGGCTGACCTCTATAAGCAACTGCAGGAAGAGAGTGAAAAAAATCCGGTCCCGCTAGGACAACTGGATTGGGTCAATATGTTCGCCTTGGCGGTCAGCGAAGAAAACGCCGCGGGCGGACGGGTCGTTACTGCGCCGACCAACGGCGCAGCCGGCATAATTCCGGCCGTATTGCATTATTACTGGCAATTCTGCCACAACGCGAACGAAGAAGGCGTAGTGCGTTTTTTATTGACCGCCGGCGCCTTCGCCATCCTGTATAAAGAAAACGCCTCGATTTCCGGCGCCGAAGTCGGCTGTCAAGGTGAGGTCGGCGTCGCCTGTTCGATGGCCGCCGGCGCCTTGACGGAAATCTTGGGCGGCAATCCGGAACAGGTGGAAAACGCCGCCGAAATCGGCATGGAACACAATCTCGGCCTGACCTGCGATCCGATCGGCGGCCTGGTGCAAATCCCCTGTATCGAGCGCAATGCGATGGGCGCCGTCAAGGCGATCAATGCCGCACGTATGGCGCTCAGAGGCACCGGTACGCATTTGGTGTCATTGGATAAGGTCATCAAAACGATGCGCGAGACCGGCGCCGACATGCAAAGCAAATACAAAGAAACCTCACAGGGTGGATTGGCTGTCAATGTAACGGAGTGCTGA
- a CDS encoding TlpA family protein disulfide reductase, which translates to MKQNLIIAIVALFALAGGVAVQNITAVSAGPSTQTENGLDFSLPDISGTVRNIEEWRGKILIVNFWATWCPPCLKEIPEFIKLQEQLGVRDVQFIGVAIEEKEPVAEFLNSHTINYPILIGGDAGISLSQQLGNIIGAVPYTVIVNQQGQIIHRHPGELDRTKLLQILKPLL; encoded by the coding sequence ATGAAACAAAACCTGATCATCGCCATCGTCGCCCTGTTCGCCTTAGCGGGCGGCGTCGCGGTACAAAACATAACGGCTGTTTCCGCCGGCCCTTCGACACAGACCGAGAACGGTTTAGATTTCAGCCTGCCCGACATATCCGGGACGGTGCGCAACATCGAGGAATGGCGGGGCAAGATTCTGATCGTCAACTTCTGGGCCACGTGGTGCCCCCCTTGTTTGAAAGAAATTCCCGAATTCATTAAACTGCAGGAACAGCTAGGTGTTCGAGACGTCCAGTTTATCGGCGTCGCCATCGAGGAAAAAGAACCGGTCGCGGAATTTCTCAACAGCCATACGATCAATTACCCGATACTGATCGGCGGTGATGCCGGTATTAGCTTGTCGCAGCAGCTGGGCAACATCATCGGCGCCGTCCCTTACACCGTCATCGTCAATCAACAAGGCCAAATCATCCATAGACATCCAGGTGAATTAGACCGGACCAAGCTGCTTCAGATCTTAAAGCCCTTGCTGTAG
- the dsbD gene encoding protein-disulfide reductase DsbD yields the protein MSRCFLIVAFLLTFFSQQLAAITAEELLPPEQAFKLSAQALSKNRIELNWEIHEGYYLYRNKLAFASQSDGIAAETAELPGGKIKHDEFFGDVEIYRDHLKVILPLTGVQQQTQLRLLVKYQGCADIGVCYPPQKTVLEIDLPRRQNPADDAIGQLLKGVKGMALNLFEDELLPAEQAFRFYASVKDAHTLHVNWIIAEGYYLYRDKIQLHLQENPNTRLGRFQIPRGEPYRDAEFGQVEIFHRELSFDIPLQRLDKAAQTLRLTANYQGCAERGVCYPPMQSSIDLALPAAQTLTDSTAPALSEQDQIVNSLQQDTLPLTLISFFGFGLLLAFTPCVFPMIPILSGIIVGHGKEMTQRKAFLLSLSYVLASALTYTAFGILAALFGSNLQAIFQEPWVIALFSGIFILLSLSMFGFYNLEMPKSIQSRLHQSSDKHRDGSYAGAFIMGALSSLIVGPCVAAPLAAALVYIGQTGDALLGGSALFVMGLGMGAPLLLLGASAGRLLPRAGHWLNSTKAVFGVIMLAVAVWMLDRILPGSVTMVLWSMLLIIPAIYLNAIDPLPQEASNWRRLWKGLGLIMLVYGVLLLIGVSAGNDNPLQPLRGLASHSAAPEQESLPFQRIKTTEDLHRQLRLADAQHQMVMLDFYADWCISCKEMEAYTFSDPAIKRQLADFMLLQADVTANDEADQALLKQFNLIGPPGIIFFDSDQREIIHARVIGYQDAATFSQTLSKL from the coding sequence ATGTCTCGTTGCTTCTTAATTGTTGCGTTTTTATTGACTTTTTTCAGTCAACAACTTGCCGCCATCACCGCTGAAGAATTACTCCCCCCGGAACAGGCCTTCAAGTTGTCAGCCCAGGCCTTGTCCAAAAACCGAATCGAACTGAACTGGGAAATACACGAGGGCTATTATCTATATCGCAACAAATTGGCTTTCGCCTCGCAAAGCGACGGCATCGCGGCCGAAACCGCCGAACTGCCGGGCGGCAAAATCAAGCATGATGAGTTTTTTGGCGATGTCGAAATTTACCGCGACCACCTCAAAGTCATTCTGCCGCTCACCGGCGTTCAACAACAAACCCAGTTACGGCTGCTAGTCAAATATCAAGGCTGCGCCGATATCGGCGTCTGCTATCCACCGCAGAAGACCGTCTTGGAAATCGACCTGCCTAGACGACAAAACCCGGCCGACGATGCCATCGGACAGCTACTGAAAGGCGTCAAGGGCATGGCCTTGAATCTGTTCGAAGACGAATTGCTGCCGGCTGAACAAGCCTTTCGCTTTTACGCCAGCGTCAAGGATGCTCACACCCTGCATGTCAACTGGATCATCGCCGAGGGTTACTATCTGTACCGCGACAAGATCCAATTACACCTACAAGAGAATCCTAACACCCGCCTGGGTCGGTTTCAGATACCCCGCGGCGAACCCTATCGCGACGCAGAATTCGGCCAGGTGGAAATTTTCCACCGCGAACTGAGCTTTGATATCCCGCTGCAACGCCTGGATAAAGCAGCGCAAACCCTGCGCTTGACCGCCAACTATCAAGGTTGCGCTGAGCGCGGGGTCTGTTATCCGCCGATGCAATCGAGCATCGATTTAGCCTTACCGGCCGCACAGACACTGACCGACTCCACCGCACCGGCTCTTTCGGAACAGGATCAGATCGTCAACTCTCTGCAACAAGACACCTTGCCGCTGACCCTAATCAGTTTCTTCGGTTTTGGTCTGCTGTTGGCATTCACTCCCTGCGTTTTCCCGATGATTCCGATACTCTCCGGCATCATCGTCGGCCATGGCAAGGAAATGACCCAGCGCAAGGCCTTCCTGCTATCGCTCAGTTATGTGCTGGCCTCGGCATTGACTTATACCGCATTCGGCATCCTCGCCGCACTGTTCGGCAGCAATCTCCAGGCCATCTTCCAGGAGCCCTGGGTCATCGCGCTGTTCAGCGGCATATTCATCTTATTGTCGCTGTCGATGTTCGGCTTCTATAACCTGGAAATGCCGAAGTCGATACAGAGCCGTCTGCATCAATCCAGCGATAAGCACCGAGACGGCTCTTATGCCGGCGCCTTCATCATGGGAGCCCTATCGTCGCTGATCGTCGGCCCTTGCGTAGCTGCGCCGCTGGCCGCGGCGCTGGTTTATATCGGCCAGACCGGCGATGCGCTGCTGGGTGGCTCGGCCTTGTTCGTGATGGGCCTGGGCATGGGAGCGCCATTACTATTGCTCGGCGCCTCCGCCGGCAGGCTGTTGCCTAGAGCCGGACACTGGCTCAATTCCACCAAAGCGGTGTTTGGCGTGATCATGTTGGCGGTCGCCGTCTGGATGTTGGACCGTATACTGCCGGGTTCGGTGACGATGGTGTTATGGTCGATGTTGCTGATCATCCCGGCCATCTATCTGAACGCCATCGATCCGCTGCCGCAGGAAGCCTCGAACTGGCGCCGGCTATGGAAAGGCCTCGGCCTGATCATGCTGGTCTACGGGGTGTTGCTGCTGATCGGCGTCAGCGCCGGCAACGACAACCCACTACAGCCTTTGCGCGGTCTGGCCAGTCATAGCGCAGCGCCGGAGCAGGAAAGCCTACCCTTCCAACGCATCAAAACCACCGAGGATCTGCATCGGCAGCTGCGCCTAGCCGACGCCCAGCACCAGATGGTGATGCTAGATTTTTATGCCGATTGGTGCATTTCCTGCAAGGAAATGGAGGCCTATACCTTCAGCGACCCGGCCATCAAACGACAATTGGCCGATTTCATGCTGCTGCAGGCCGATGTCACGGCAAACGATGAGGCCGACCAGGCTCTCTTAAAACAATTCAATCTGATCGGTCCGCCGGGCATTATATTTTTCGATAGCGACCAGCGTGAAATCATCCACGCCAGGGTCATCGGCTATCAGGACGCCGCAACCTTCAGTCAGACATTAAGCAAGCTATGA
- the cutA gene encoding divalent-cation tolerance protein CutA, giving the protein MHQIILCSCPDQCTAKKIASHLIEAQLAACINILPSVTSVYLWQGKVETEQEQLLLIKSHSGQYPELERQIKALHPYELPEIIAVSIDRGLPDYLKWIDSCLVAS; this is encoded by the coding sequence ATGCACCAAATTATTCTTTGCTCCTGTCCAGACCAATGCACGGCGAAAAAAATCGCCAGTCATCTGATAGAAGCGCAGCTAGCGGCCTGCATCAACATCCTGCCATCGGTAACCTCGGTCTATCTTTGGCAAGGAAAGGTCGAAACCGAACAGGAACAGCTGTTGCTGATCAAATCACATAGCGGGCAATACCCGGAACTGGAGCGTCAAATCAAGGCTCTGCACCCCTATGAACTTCCGGAGATCATCGCAGTCTCAATCGACCGTGGCCTCCCCGACTATTTGAAATGGATAGACTCATGTCTCGTTGCTTCTTAA